In the Mauremys mutica isolate MM-2020 ecotype Southern chromosome 13, ASM2049712v1, whole genome shotgun sequence genome, one interval contains:
- the LOC123348287 gene encoding corticoliberin-like, with translation MRIRMISAASVLVLLFLPSEEGAPLERPRGAAPQFALVPDPAWELWPRRPRLGAQPPVPSAGAPALHSPLGPCGAGGAESPPELRRKERSPHSARRKDGRPNSLDLTFHLLREFLELSREESLARKALSNKMLLRNIGK, from the coding sequence ATGAGGATCCGGATGATTTCGGCTGCCTCCGTCCTCGTCCTGCTGTTTCTCCCGTCGGAGGAGGGCGCCCCGCTGGAGCGGCCCCGGGGAGCGGCCCCGCAGTTCGCGCTAGTCCCCGATCCCGCCTGGGAACTGTGGCCGAGGAGACCGCGGCTGGGCGCCCAGCCCCCGGTGCCTTCCGCGGGCGCCCCCGCTCTCCACAGCCCGCTGGGGCCCTGCGGGGCCGGGGGCGCGGAGAGCCCCCCGGAGCTGCGAAGGAAGGAGCGGTCGCCCCACTCCGCCAGGCGGAAAGACGGCAGACCCAACTCCCTGGACCTGACCTTCCACCTGCTGCGGGAGTTCCTGGAGCTGTCCCGGGAGGAGAGCCTGGCCCGGAAAGCGCTGAGCAATAAAATGCTGCTGCGGAACATCGGGAAGTGA